A stretch of the Sulfurimonas sp. HSL3-1 genome encodes the following:
- a CDS encoding glutaredoxin family protein: protein MAEKPKSRPQGKKPGNARPAASKAGGKPKPKSQKPVALFTAPGCSWCATAKKYLKGKGIRFRTIDISKDAKAAKDCMRHGCRGVPVVLIGNRWICGFDQKSIDKELGLS from the coding sequence ATGGCGGAGAAACCCAAAAGCAGACCGCAGGGGAAAAAGCCCGGAAACGCCAGGCCAGCCGCGTCAAAAGCCGGCGGCAAGCCGAAACCGAAAAGCCAGAAGCCCGTGGCCCTCTTTACGGCGCCGGGATGCTCCTGGTGTGCAACGGCCAAAAAGTACCTCAAGGGCAAGGGCATAAGGTTCCGCACCATCGACATCTCCAAAGACGCCAAGGCGGCCAAGGACTGCATGCGCCACGGCTGCCGCGGCGTCCCGGTCGTGCTCATTGGCAACCGCTGGATCTGTGGCTTCGACCAGAAGAGCATCGACAAAGAGCTGGGGCTTTCTTAA
- a CDS encoding biopolymer transporter ExbD codes for MQRKRFDQINVIPLIDILLVLLVMVVTTATFIKQGILPVELPDAKSADKKEDQKEIDVYVTKDGKYHLDKAPISVAELEKRIAEIPKDQTVVLRSDKDATFQNFVTVMDLLKKYNHEQLYIVTKE; via the coding sequence ATGCAGCGTAAACGCTTTGATCAGATCAATGTCATCCCGCTGATCGACATCCTCCTCGTGCTGCTGGTCATGGTTGTGACGACGGCGACGTTCATCAAGCAGGGGATCCTGCCCGTGGAACTGCCCGACGCCAAGTCCGCGGACAAGAAAGAGGACCAAAAAGAGATCGACGTTTACGTTACCAAGGACGGGAAGTACCACCTGGACAAAGCGCCGATCAGCGTCGCGGAGCTTGAAAAGCGTATTGCGGAGATCCCCAAAGACCAGACGGTGGTGCTGCGCAGCGACAAAGATGCGACCTTTCAGAACTTTGTGACGGTCATGGACCTGCTCAAAAAGTATAACCATGAGCAGCTCTACATCGTGACGAAAGAGTAG
- the exbB gene encoding TonB-system energizer ExbB — protein MQGNWLELAEQLLDYGVMGTLLVMSVIALWLFIERLMYYRGVDVKSYDSKELLELDLSDNLSTISAIGANAPYVGLLGTILGIMITFYGLGEIGAVDTKKVMTGLALALKATGFGILVAIPSIVFYTALLRKMERLLTYWDVNTQKGNQRDAA, from the coding sequence ATGCAGGGTAATTGGTTGGAGTTGGCAGAACAGTTGTTGGACTATGGAGTCATGGGCACCTTGCTGGTGATGAGTGTGATCGCTTTATGGCTTTTCATCGAGCGGCTGATGTATTACAGGGGCGTCGATGTCAAATCCTATGACAGCAAGGAGCTGCTGGAGCTTGATTTGAGCGACAACCTCTCCACGATTTCGGCGATCGGTGCCAATGCGCCCTACGTCGGTCTGCTGGGAACGATCCTCGGGATTATGATCACCTTCTACGGCCTTGGCGAGATCGGTGCGGTCGATACGAAAAAGGTTATGACGGGGCTGGCGCTGGCGCTGAAGGCAACCGGTTTCGGTATCCTCGTCGCGATCCCTTCCATCGTCTTCTATACCGCGCTGCTGCGCAAGATGGAGCGTCTGCTTACCTACTGGGACGTTAACACGCAAAAAGGGAATCAGCGGGATGCAGCGTAA
- a CDS encoding HAMP domain-containing sensor histidine kinase — MFRNFFLAIAFFYVVSVLTIVAGVFVLQLQFEIFSIVSLLFIALPFALLLGWMFSKIAIEPLISHFETLERFSKETLHELNIPVSTIKTNAQMLEKGCTDEKARKRIGRIASACELLEARYDELDYLIKSQMQKERIDTVAVAPLLQERCEALQEIYPGVTLACDLEPISLKLDRMGLIKVVDNLIDNAVKNSPKGTTISLRLKAKRLEISDEGRGMDEVELFKVFDRYYQSDDSLPGYGIGLDLVKRYCDRHKIGLSIDSTPGQGTTVTLNLAEVAEDAG, encoded by the coding sequence TTGTTTCGTAACTTCTTCCTGGCAATCGCCTTTTTTTACGTCGTCTCGGTACTGACAATCGTCGCCGGGGTCTTTGTCCTCCAACTGCAGTTCGAGATCTTTTCCATCGTCTCGCTGCTCTTCATCGCCTTGCCCTTTGCGCTGCTGCTGGGGTGGATGTTCTCCAAGATCGCGATCGAACCGCTTATCAGCCATTTTGAAACCCTGGAACGCTTTTCCAAGGAGACGCTGCATGAGCTGAACATCCCTGTCAGCACGATCAAAACGAACGCCCAGATGCTCGAGAAGGGGTGCACGGATGAGAAGGCGCGCAAACGGATCGGACGGATCGCCTCGGCCTGCGAACTCCTTGAGGCCCGCTACGACGAACTGGACTACCTGATCAAAAGCCAGATGCAAAAAGAGCGGATCGACACCGTTGCGGTCGCCCCGCTTTTGCAAGAGCGCTGCGAGGCGCTGCAGGAGATCTACCCCGGTGTGACGCTGGCGTGTGATTTAGAGCCCATTAGTCTGAAACTCGATAGAATGGGCCTCATTAAAGTCGTGGACAATCTGATCGACAATGCGGTCAAGAACTCCCCAAAAGGGACGACGATAAGCCTGCGCCTGAAGGCCAAACGCCTGGAGATCAGCGACGAAGGGCGCGGTATGGACGAGGTCGAACTCTTCAAAGTGTTTGACCGTTACTATCAAAGCGACGACTCCCTGCCGGGTTACGGGATCGGTCTCGATCTCGTCAAACGCTACTGCGACCGGCACAAGATCGGGCTCAGTATCGATTCGACGCCGGGGCAGGGGACGACGGTAACATTAAATTTAGCGGAGGTAGCAGAAGATGCAGGGTAA
- a CDS encoding response regulator transcription factor — protein sequence MTTASILLLEDDLLLGETLGDLLEDEGYRVRWCRNGQEALDVTFEESFDLYLLDINVPQVDGLTLLSELRSAADTTPTIFLTSHKEKEKRKDGFTAGADDYVTKPFDNDELLWRITALLRRSGRLEGLCNGRLCHDAEHHTVLFDGDPLELTRKEYDLLTLLMRHCNKTVTKAMIEEVLWSAGEAGSEGAVRVYINRIKQLIGAEMIENIRGVGYRLVS from the coding sequence ATGACGACGGCCAGCATCCTCCTGCTTGAAGACGATCTGCTGCTGGGCGAGACGCTCGGCGACTTGCTTGAGGATGAGGGCTACCGCGTACGGTGGTGCCGTAACGGTCAGGAAGCGCTTGATGTGACGTTTGAAGAGAGTTTCGACCTCTATCTGCTCGACATTAACGTCCCGCAGGTCGACGGCCTGACGCTGCTCTCCGAACTGCGTTCCGCGGCCGATACGACGCCGACGATCTTCCTGACGTCGCACAAAGAAAAAGAGAAACGCAAAGACGGCTTCACGGCCGGAGCGGACGACTACGTGACCAAACCCTTTGACAACGACGAGTTGCTGTGGCGTATCACCGCGCTGCTGCGCCGAAGCGGCCGGCTCGAGGGGCTTTGCAACGGGCGTCTCTGCCATGACGCGGAGCATCATACCGTCCTCTTTGACGGCGATCCCCTCGAGTTGACGCGTAAAGAGTACGACCTGCTGACCCTGCTGATGCGTCACTGCAACAAGACCGTCACGAAGGCGATGATCGAGGAGGTGCTCTGGAGCGCCGGCGAAGCGGGGAGCGAAGGGGCCGTACGCGTCTACATCAACCGGATCAAACAGCTGATCGGCGCGGAGATGATCGAAAATATCCGTGGAGTAGGGTATCGCCTTGTTTCGTAA